The following are encoded together in the Kwoniella europaea PYCC6329 chromosome 1, complete sequence genome:
- a CDS encoding lipoyl synthase, mitochondrial — protein sequence MLRLTTSTTSSASRIIAGPSVRRCLATAVPTSPSSSSTDNTAAPPRRKRFEKLDDGLTFDDFVSGEELPDANERVVLGNTTQPRLPSFLKHPIPTGASYSNIKKELRGLGLHTVCEEAKCPNIGECWGGGKGNATATIMLMGDQCTRGCRFCSVKTARAPPPLDVHEPENTAEAISRWGLGYIVLTSVDRDDLVDGGAAHIASTISKIKQKAPKILVEALTPDFANKGVDTIHTVASSGLDVFAHNVETVERCTPFVRDRRAGFNQSLRVLEEAKIGAKKAGKEILTKSSIMLGVGEQEDEIHETLRRLRQSEVDVVTFGQYMRPTKKHMKVDRYVQPEEFAKWKEVAEGMGFLYVASGPLVRSSYKAGEFFIENVLKKRRAAAAEQAAAELSSQSAGATPNASAASA from the exons ATGCTCAGATTGACCACTTCAACTACATCTTCAGCGAGCAGGATTATCGCGGGACCATCCGTCCGTCGATGTCTTGCCACTGCCGTCcccacttctccttcctcctcttccaccgaTAATACCGCCGCTCCTCCTCGACGTAAACGATTCGAAAAGCTAGATgatggactcacctttgatgaCTTTGTATCAGGCGAGGAACTGCCTGATGCCAACGAAAGAGTGGTATTGGGTAATACAACGCA ACCTCGATTACCATCATTCCTCAAACATCCCATTCCAACTGGAGCGTCATACAGTAATATAAAGAAGGAACTGAGAGGGTTGGGTCTGCATACCGTATGTGAAGAGGCGAAATGTCCTAATATCGGAGAATGCTGGGGCGGTGGGAAAGGCAATGCCACGGCCACTATCATG ctCATGGGTGATCAATGTACGCGAGGATGTCGATTCTGTTCAGTCAAGACCGCTCGTGCACCTCCACCCTTGGACGTACACGAACCTGAGAACACCGCCGAGGCTATCAGTCGATGGGGTTTGGGTTATATCGTTTTGACGAGTGTTGACCGAGATG ACCTTGTCGACGGAGGTGCAGCTCACATCGCATCGACAATATCCAAGATCAAGCAGAAAGCGCCTAAAATCCTCGTCGAAGCATTAACACCCGATTTCGCCAACAAGGGAGTGGATACGATACACACGGTCGCTTCGTCAGGATTGGATGTGTTCGCCCATAATGTCGAAACTGTCGAGAGATGTACTCCATTCGTCAGAGATAGAAGAGCAGGATTCAACCAGAGTCTGAGGGTTTTAGAAGAAGCTAAAATTGGTGCTAAGAAAGCCGGCAAGGAGATATTGACAAAGAGTAGTATCATGTTGGGTGTAGGGGAgcaagaggatgagattcaTGAAACTTTGAGGA GGTTGAGACAGTCCGAGGTCGATGTTGTCACTTTCGGTCAATACATGAGACCTACCAAGAAACACATGAAGGTCGATCGATATGTCCAGCCAGAAGAATTTGCTAAATGGAAGGAAGTAGCGGAGGGAATGGGTTTCTTATACGTTGCTTCGGGACCCCTGGTCAGGTCAAGttacaag GCCGGAGAATTCTTCATTGAAAATGTGTTGAAGAAACGTCGAGCTGCCGCTGCCGAACAGGCCGCAGCtgagctttcttctcaaTCAGCTGGAGCGACACCAAACGCATCCGCAGCTAGCGCATGA